ATTTGTTAATTTCTGGGATAGGCCTGACTTGGAAGAAATTCCTGACATTGTTGAACCGAGTATGCATGGAATGGTTGAAGTTATGAGAGGATGTGGTAGAGGATGTAAATTCTGTGATGTTACACTAAGAGCATTAAGATACTATCCTCCAGAAAAAGTCAAAAAAGAAATTGAAATTAACATGAAAAAAGGTGGTTCCAAATCTGCTTGGATTCACAGTGATGATATTTTTGTTTACGGAATGGATCCAAGAACTGCAAAAGGAATGGAACCAAACAGAGAAGCACTAGAGGAACTTTTCACAGCAATCATGTCTACAGGTGTTGAACATACAAACCCAACACACGGTACACTTGCAGGAGCAATTGCCGATGAAAAACTAATTCCAAATCTTTCAAAAATCATCAAGTCTGGACCTGACAACATGATTGGTGTTCAGGCTGGTTTTGAAACAGGTAGTCTTAGATTGATTGGAAAATATGCCGATAGAAAACTCGCACCATATTCACCAGAAGAATGGCATTGGGTTGTAAAAGAAGGTGTCAAGACCCTGAATAAGGATTATTGGATTCCTGCATTTACTCTTATTATGGGACTGGATAATGATGAACAACCAGAAGATTCCTGGGAAACTATTCGTTTAATCAGTGAATTAGAACGTGAACAACCAGGTTCAATGTTTACTGCAACTGCATTAACATTTGTTCCAATTGGTTTGCTTGAAAAATCTGATTTCTTTAATATTGGAAATGAAATGACTCCTGCACAACTGGGTGTATTGTACAAAACTTGGCAGCACAATTTCAAATATGGAATCCAAAAATTCATGACCAAAACTGGTGCAAAAGGCCCTCAAAGATACTTTTTCAATGCTATTGCAAGGTCTCTGGGTGGTGTTCCATTAGGCGCTATGGAAAGATATGCACGCAAAAAAAGCCGTGAACATGAACATGTCATTGAAACTGTAAAGGCCAAGTACTGGTAGTATACAAATACATAAATTCACTATTTTTGCATTATATTACATGGCAACTCACGGTTCGCTTACTAAAGCAGGCAAAGTAAGAGGTCAAACACCAAAAGTTGAAGGAAGAAAAATTGTTGGTACTAACTCTAGCCTTAGAAATAAAAGCAATTTCAAAAAGAGATTCGTTCTTGGCAGAGTTCCAGGACAAAACAAGCCTGGACAACGTAGAAAGAGACGATAGTCAAATTCTGTTGTAATAAATTATCTGTTTGCGATCAATCTCCAAAACAATATCCTTATAAAGTACTGGTACCGTACCATACGGTATGGTTGAAGATTTAAGATTAGATAGTTTAGAGGGCGTAGGTCCTGTAACTACTAGGAAGTTATCTGATGCAGGTGTCCACAACGTAATGGATCTCATAGTTAGAGGTCCTGTTGAAATTGCAGAAATAACTGGAATGGAAAAAGACACCGCAGAAAAAATTGTCAATAAAGCCCGACAGCATCTAGTTGATGGAGGATTGCTTGCAAAGAATTTTGTTAATGCAAGTGAGATTTACAAACATAGACAATCCATTGGTAAGATTACAACTGGTACCAATTGTCTTGATACTCTATTTGATGGTGGTCTTGAAACACAAGCCCTTACAGAAGTTTACGGTGAGTTTGGTTGTGGAAAAACACAATTTGCTCATACGATGTCAGTAATGGTTCAAAAACCAAAAGAAGAAGGTGGGTTAGAAGGCTCTGTGTTATACATTGATACTGAAAATACTTTCAGACCTGAAAGAATTGTATCTATTGCACAAGCACATGGAATGGATCCTGAAAAAGTTTTAGATAATATCATTGTTGCACGAGCATACAACAGTGCACACCAAACATTGATCCTTGAGGAATCTGGACCTGTAATAGAAGAAAACAACGTAAAACTGATTGTTGCAGACTCTGCAGTTGGACTTTTCCGTTCTGAATATCTTGGAAGAGGAACACTATCTAACAGACAACAAAAACTAAATCACTTTGTTCATCTGTTATCTAGAATTGCAGAAACATACAACTGTGCTGCAATTGCTACAAACCAAGTTATGGCATCTCCTGACGTCTTCTTTGGTGATCCTACACGTCCAATTGGTGGAAATGTTGTTGCACACACAAGTACATACCGAATCTACTTTAAGAAATCAGGCAAGAAAAGAATTGCAAGAATGGTTGATAGCCCTCATCATCCTGAAGAGGAGGTCATTTTTGCATTAGGTGAGGCTGGAGTAATGGATCCAGAAGAAGCTGAAAAGAAGACCAAAAAGATAACCAAAAAGGCAACTACAAAGAAGACAAAAGAACCTGAACTAGAAACTGAAGTTGAAGTACCATCAGAGACTGATACTGAAACCAAAGTTGAAACAAAAACAGAAACAGCTGACTCTGATACTACAGTTGAATCTACACCCGAAGAACCTGTAGATGAGTCAGAACCTGTAGAAGAATAACTCTTCTTTTTTTCCTTTTTGTAATCTATGAATATAGCTTTGAACTTTTTTTATCAATGTCTGAGATAAAATGTATCTTGTTTGATATTGGTGGCGTTTTAGTTGATTGGCACATGTCCTGGATCACTTCAGAGGTATCAAAGCGATTTAAAATTAAAGAATCTCTGATTAATGAAGGCTTTACAAATTATCTTCATGAATTGGATTCTGGATATATTGATGAAAATACCTTTTGGAGAAAAATTGCAGATTACATCGGATCTGAATCACTTAGAAACAATACTGAATCCTTGTGGAGTACCTACTTTAGCAAAAACGCAAAACCAAATCATAGTATCATAAACATTGCAAAAGATCTTCAGACAAACTCTTACACTATGGGAATTATCTCAAACATTGAAAAGATAACACACAAAATTGTTAATGACTGGAATGTTTTGGAACCTTTTGAACACTATTTCATGTCTTATCAAATTGGATTCTCAAAACCAAATCCAAAAATCTACGAACATGTGTTAGAGAGACTTCCGTTTAAGCCCAATGAGGTGTTTTTCATTGATGATAAGCAATCAAATGTTGACGCTGCAAGAAAATTTGGATTAAAATCTGTGCTTTTTGAAGATGATGTCCTATTGAAAAAATCCCTCGATGAATATGGAATCAAAGTGTAATGGATACAAGAAACCCTACATGTTTTTTGGAGTGTGTTGATTAAATTATAATATTTGAAAATTTGCTTATACATGATGACTGACCTTTATGGCCTCCTACCCGAAGAAATGGAGAAATTGGTGATGGATATGGGTTATCAAAGATATAGAGCAGATCAAATACTGCTCCCGTTATACTACAAATTTCCAAAGGATATATCAGAAATTAAACAACTCCCAAAAACAATGAGAGAAGAATTGATTAAAGCAGGATACACAATAGGTTCAACTAAAGAGATTCACCAAGTAGTTAGCAAAGATGGTGAAACAATGAAATTACTTCTCGGCCTTCCTGATGATAATTCTGTTGAAACTGTTCTAATGCAATATCCCTCAACAAAACTTTTTGGAATTCCACGTTCGACAATTTGTGTATCGACTCAAATTGGTTGTGCAATGGGATGTGTTTTTTGTGCAACAGGACAAATGGGATTTGAAACCAATCTTAGAGCTGAGCATATTGTATCTCAGGTAATTCACTTTGCAGAAATTTTACAAAAACGCAATCAGCATGTCACTAATATTGTA
Above is a window of Nitrosopumilus sp. K4 DNA encoding:
- a CDS encoding radical SAM protein — translated: MGTPKIVLTADRTLMSPYRGLSLATFFGCAPAIDPHRDKNSFWYKILGNQVTPKILFDFICNYIPHTNGVAKFAPYGLRKLEAGLLRDGFRRDEVVVAHPDHIEKFIGPETQVVGTYEMDPLGMGPVTMTFTYGRKQISYDELYNTELHHRIKTAKEKTGSKAKVISGASGTWQYNYDPEKIEEFGIYAILEGELGGIAPEIDGHAGRFFNYLINGDFENMDPFRKRSDFKVNIKEFERNGKKLHGRFVNFWDRPDLEEIPDIVEPSMHGMVEVMRGCGRGCKFCDVTLRALRYYPPEKVKKEIEINMKKGGSKSAWIHSDDIFVYGMDPRTAKGMEPNREALEELFTAIMSTGVEHTNPTHGTLAGAIADEKLIPNLSKIIKSGPDNMIGVQAGFETGSLRLIGKYADRKLAPYSPEEWHWVVKEGVKTLNKDYWIPAFTLIMGLDNDEQPEDSWETIRLISELEREQPGSMFTATALTFVPIGLLEKSDFFNIGNEMTPAQLGVLYKTWQHNFKYGIQKFMTKTGAKGPQRYFFNAIARSLGGVPLGAMERYARKKSREHEHVIETVKAKYW
- a CDS encoding 30S ribosomal protein S30e, with product MATHGSLTKAGKVRGQTPKVEGRKIVGTNSSLRNKSNFKKRFVLGRVPGQNKPGQRRKRR
- the radA gene encoding DNA repair and recombination protein RadA, whose translation is MVEDLRLDSLEGVGPVTTRKLSDAGVHNVMDLIVRGPVEIAEITGMEKDTAEKIVNKARQHLVDGGLLAKNFVNASEIYKHRQSIGKITTGTNCLDTLFDGGLETQALTEVYGEFGCGKTQFAHTMSVMVQKPKEEGGLEGSVLYIDTENTFRPERIVSIAQAHGMDPEKVLDNIIVARAYNSAHQTLILEESGPVIEENNVKLIVADSAVGLFRSEYLGRGTLSNRQQKLNHFVHLLSRIAETYNCAAIATNQVMASPDVFFGDPTRPIGGNVVAHTSTYRIYFKKSGKKRIARMVDSPHHPEEEVIFALGEAGVMDPEEAEKKTKKITKKATTKKTKEPELETEVEVPSETDTETKVETKTETADSDTTVESTPEEPVDESEPVEE
- a CDS encoding HAD family phosphatase; amino-acid sequence: MSEIKCILFDIGGVLVDWHMSWITSEVSKRFKIKESLINEGFTNYLHELDSGYIDENTFWRKIADYIGSESLRNNTESLWSTYFSKNAKPNHSIINIAKDLQTNSYTMGIISNIEKITHKIVNDWNVLEPFEHYFMSYQIGFSKPNPKIYEHVLERLPFKPNEVFFIDDKQSNVDAARKFGLKSVLFEDDVLLKKSLDEYGIKV